From one Triticum aestivum cultivar Chinese Spring chromosome 4B, IWGSC CS RefSeq v2.1, whole genome shotgun sequence genomic stretch:
- the LOC123089823 gene encoding non-specific lipid-transfer protein 2P-like — protein sequence MAMRKEVLLAAMMLALLVAAPGGALAACEVGQLTVCMPAITTGAKPSGACCANLRAQQACFCQYAKDPSLGAYIRSPHARDTLVSCSLAVPHC from the coding sequence ATGGCGATGAGGAAGGAGGTCCTCCTGGCGGCCATGATGCTGGCGCTGCTGGTGGCGGCGCCGGGCGGGGCGCTTGCGGCGTGCGAGGTGGGGCAGCTGACGGTGTGCATGCCGGCGATCACCACCGGCGCCAAGCCGAGCGGCGCATGCTGCGCCAACCTGCGAGCGCAGCAGGCGTGCTTCTGCCAGTACGCCAAGGACCCCTCCCTCGGCGCCTACATCAGGAGCCCCCACGCGCGCGACACCCTCGTCTCCTGCAGCCTCGCCGTCCCCCACTGCTAG